The proteins below come from a single Gemmatimonadaceae bacterium genomic window:
- a CDS encoding GNAT family N-acetyltransferase: MAFEITEEHDGRTGIDAEVRRGIREADPPDVGRRDWEPLALALRDANGALHGGVYGATLWGWLMLDGNWVSPDHRGQGHGHRLLAAAEELARQRGCRGVSLGSFDFQARSFYERQGYAVFGQLPDFPPGHTHYQLAKRLDEQSSRQPDAPKPPANEPLGTPTQRRPQPER; the protein is encoded by the coding sequence ATGGCGTTCGAGATCACTGAAGAGCATGACGGACGTACCGGTATCGACGCCGAGGTGCGCCGCGGGATCCGCGAGGCGGACCCACCTGACGTTGGCCGCCGTGACTGGGAACCGCTCGCGCTCGCGCTTCGCGATGCCAATGGGGCGCTTCACGGTGGTGTGTATGGTGCGACGCTGTGGGGCTGGCTGATGCTCGATGGTAACTGGGTGTCGCCCGACCATCGCGGTCAAGGTCACGGCCACCGACTCCTCGCGGCCGCCGAAGAACTGGCAAGGCAGCGAGGCTGCCGCGGCGTTTCGCTGGGCTCCTTCGATTTCCAGGCCCGATCGTTCTACGAGCGCCAGGGATACGCTGTGTTCGGTCAGCTCCCAGACTTTCCGCCAGGCCACACGCACTATCAGTTGGCCAAACGACTCGATGAACAATCGAGCCGCCAGCCTGACGCCCCAAAGCCGCCAGCCAACGAACCTTTAGGCACTCCGACGCAACGCCGCCCGCAGCCCGAACGGTGA
- a CDS encoding YncE family protein yields the protein MSVRLSLLTLLVAPALMAQTPTIRGTLIVTNKTPATATIIDVASGRTLATLPTGNGPHEVVVSRDGGTAIVTDYGAAGPGGTTLTVIDLPTLAVARTISLGEYRRPHGIAFLPGDSVVAVTSETNRAVLLVHVASGTIRKVIATEQNGSHMVGVTADGSRGYTGNIGSNTVSELDLRSGTSLRRFDVPAQPEAINVTPDGREVWVGSNATGKVSAIDVATGAVTTAAEGLSWPYRVLFTPDASLVLLPDYRGETLRFVQRATRQELGRLSLAGAGPQGIVLTSDARYAFLSLSVQARVAIIDVARREVVGHLAAGQTPDGVAFTSRVVAR from the coding sequence ATGTCCGTCAGACTGAGCTTGCTGACCTTGCTGGTTGCACCCGCACTCATGGCGCAGACACCAACGATTCGCGGCACGCTGATCGTGACCAACAAGACACCGGCGACCGCCACCATCATCGACGTGGCCAGCGGTCGCACCCTCGCCACTCTGCCGACGGGGAACGGGCCGCACGAGGTCGTGGTATCGCGCGATGGCGGCACCGCGATCGTCACCGACTACGGCGCGGCAGGACCCGGCGGCACCACGCTCACGGTCATCGACCTGCCCACGCTTGCCGTGGCCCGGACGATTTCGCTCGGCGAATACCGCCGCCCCCATGGCATCGCGTTCCTGCCCGGCGATTCCGTCGTGGCCGTCACGTCGGAGACAAACCGCGCCGTGCTGCTGGTCCACGTGGCAAGTGGCACCATTCGCAAGGTCATCGCCACCGAGCAGAACGGCTCCCATATGGTCGGCGTGACGGCCGACGGCTCGCGCGGCTACACGGGCAACATCGGCAGCAATACGGTATCGGAACTCGATCTGCGCTCCGGTACTTCGCTACGCCGCTTCGACGTTCCGGCGCAGCCGGAGGCCATCAACGTGACGCCCGACGGCCGCGAGGTGTGGGTCGGCAGCAACGCCACGGGCAAGGTGAGCGCGATCGACGTGGCCACGGGCGCCGTGACCACGGCGGCGGAGGGTTTGTCGTGGCCGTATCGCGTGCTGTTCACCCCCGACGCGTCACTCGTGTTGCTGCCTGACTATCGCGGCGAGACCCTGCGGTTCGTGCAGCGGGCGACTCGGCAGGAGCTTGGCCGGCTTTCGCTCGCCGGGGCGGGCCCGCAGGGCATCGTGCTGACATCGGATGCGAGGTACGCGTTCCTGTCGTTGAGCGTGCAGGCCCGGGTCGCGATCATCGATGTGGCCAGGCGGGAGGTGGTGGGCCATTTGGCCGCTGGCCAGACGCCCGACGGCGTGGCGTTCACGAGCCGAGTGGTGGCCCGCTAG
- a CDS encoding methyltransferase domain-containing protein: protein MDVRDAVSLLAPARERLAGGGPWVDLGCGAGTFTRALAELLPPGSAIEAVDRDAAALRRIPREHHGLSITTRHFDVEREALPWVDLRGVMLANVMHYTRDAAALLGRVRAVVRPGGHVVVVEYDTDDPQVPWVPHPVSRASLARVASSAGFVAVEPLGERPSRFGGRTMYGALLSAGT, encoded by the coding sequence ATGGACGTGCGTGATGCCGTGTCGCTACTGGCGCCGGCGCGCGAGCGATTGGCTGGCGGCGGTCCCTGGGTGGACCTGGGCTGCGGGGCCGGGACGTTCACGCGGGCGCTCGCGGAGCTGCTTCCTCCCGGATCGGCCATCGAAGCCGTCGACCGCGACGCGGCCGCGCTTCGACGGATCCCGCGGGAGCATCACGGCCTGTCGATCACTACACGACATTTTGATGTGGAACGCGAGGCGCTGCCGTGGGTCGACCTGCGCGGCGTCATGCTGGCCAACGTCATGCACTACACACGAGATGCAGCGGCCTTGCTCGGCAGGGTGCGCGCCGTCGTGCGGCCGGGCGGCCACGTCGTCGTGGTGGAGTACGACACGGACGATCCCCAGGTCCCGTGGGTGCCCCACCCGGTGAGCCGCGCTTCGCTCGCACGCGTGGCCAGCTCGGCGGGTTTCGTGGCCGTGGAGCCGCTCGGGGAGCGACCATCGCGCTTCGGCGGGCGCACGATGTATGGCGCCCTGCTCTCCGCCGGCACCTGA
- a CDS encoding PIN domain-containing protein: MIYTLDTNVVVDALRQPSEMEQLKAFLAWALPVTVLSSVVVAELAAGARTERARRALDEGLVGAFDRRARIHAPSRRAWHRTGAALGRIGASGVSASRQNDMLLAFQAREVGWMLITRDQDFAALRSVVRGLKVAASFPMRPTSRG, encoded by the coding sequence GTGATCTACACCCTCGACACCAACGTCGTCGTCGACGCGCTGCGTCAACCCAGCGAGATGGAACAGTTGAAGGCGTTCCTCGCGTGGGCCCTCCCCGTCACGGTTCTTTCGAGCGTGGTCGTGGCAGAACTCGCCGCCGGTGCGCGTACGGAACGCGCTCGCCGTGCCCTCGACGAGGGACTGGTGGGCGCATTCGACCGCCGCGCGCGCATCCACGCCCCATCGCGTCGCGCGTGGCATCGAACCGGCGCGGCCCTCGGACGGATCGGCGCGAGCGGCGTGAGTGCGAGTCGCCAGAATGACATGTTGCTCGCGTTTCAGGCCCGTGAGGTCGGATGGATGCTCATCACGCGCGACCAGGACTTCGCGGCACTTCGGTCCGTCGTGCGTGGCCTCAAGGTGGCAGCGTCTTTCCCCATGCGACCGACCTCTCGGGGCTGA
- a CDS encoding patatin-like phospholipase family protein, translated as MKRALVAVTLCVAFTSPVAGQDSEARVVIATSGGISLGSYQAGVNWGLVELLRRTQVDDSLRAMVRASGTALPSLVGLSGASAGTINALMSAIHYCTAGGEIRPEASLYWKTWVDVGWRQLIPNGSRVRPGELGLIDRQYFETVLLDRLRAALGERGRPGCSLQVAGSLTRQRAITEEVFDHVSIAVQRHVGTYGLAVNDSGGMELRQASLQLRNDRGLGVQISPAAGGATDRLGVEQVFELARASSSIPFVFAPISLSYYRSNDLDSAGVCPAGRERRIGCAVPQQARFVDGGAFDNRPISIADRLLLASQVASPPTTRTFFHTIFIVPSALRTGEVAAADTTTERAGGTLAATQFLGGMWRSAAEYELHAYARNRSVDSEHRIAVADTVDVTSRAYPIFGETLAHFGAFLARPFREHDFYVGVYDALNFSADRLCSAATSPTARSLTEYRAQCHAKAFHQLMHRVDVGCTGHVMVERFYVREHHLRVGDASEADAGCAGNVDDRRRIAMLLSITDAFGETHRARRLCPESFNPFESLMCTSGIAAFTDLVRQRALADSARAWIGGKPACRQGYVPVDSASAACFVDDYFLRFIANPHDFIKRLAFLALQRAAAVERVAQKSEGVNYADARLGLANPILRSLLGTPTTSGFEWDQSTVPRECTDGNLFPRLGSCGLAQSFFRLAVPYYVAGGFGNTMIETGVRPALHQDAETSIVFPLSLHHGRIATTDLAPGQSLPRRPWYSAGVGVMWRNHTLAINECLTAMSWRGKVPWSKEVIIPRNERALYRLQCDLFASRLTLGVTTTRLSGNDASKWTLLVGLADLNGLLYWLLPHELRK; from the coding sequence ATGAAGCGCGCGCTCGTCGCCGTCACCCTGTGCGTTGCCTTCACGAGCCCCGTGGCGGGTCAGGACTCGGAAGCCCGCGTCGTGATCGCGACCAGCGGCGGAATCTCGCTGGGATCGTACCAGGCCGGTGTGAACTGGGGACTCGTTGAGCTGCTGCGACGCACCCAGGTGGACGACTCGCTGCGCGCAATGGTGAGGGCATCGGGCACGGCACTCCCCTCCCTGGTGGGCCTCAGCGGCGCGTCGGCAGGAACGATCAACGCGCTGATGTCGGCGATCCACTACTGCACCGCGGGTGGGGAAATCCGGCCCGAAGCCTCGCTCTACTGGAAGACGTGGGTCGACGTGGGCTGGCGCCAGCTCATCCCGAACGGGAGCCGAGTGCGACCGGGCGAACTGGGACTCATCGACCGTCAGTACTTCGAGACGGTACTCCTGGATCGGCTGCGCGCCGCGCTCGGCGAACGTGGGCGCCCGGGCTGTTCATTGCAGGTGGCTGGTTCGCTCACGCGACAGCGTGCGATCACCGAAGAGGTGTTCGACCACGTGAGCATCGCCGTACAGCGACACGTGGGCACGTACGGACTCGCGGTGAACGACTCGGGCGGGATGGAGCTGCGGCAGGCATCCCTGCAGCTGCGAAACGATCGGGGCCTCGGCGTGCAGATCTCGCCGGCCGCTGGCGGCGCCACCGATCGGCTCGGCGTGGAGCAGGTCTTCGAGCTGGCGCGCGCATCGAGTTCGATCCCGTTCGTCTTTGCGCCGATCTCGTTGAGCTACTATCGCTCCAACGATCTGGACAGCGCCGGCGTGTGCCCGGCCGGGCGCGAACGTCGCATTGGATGCGCAGTACCGCAGCAGGCCCGCTTCGTCGACGGTGGCGCGTTCGACAACCGGCCGATCTCGATCGCCGACCGCCTGCTGCTGGCGTCGCAGGTGGCCTCGCCGCCGACGACGCGCACGTTCTTCCACACGATCTTCATCGTGCCAAGCGCGTTGCGCACCGGCGAGGTGGCCGCGGCCGATACCACCACCGAACGCGCCGGTGGCACGCTGGCCGCCACGCAGTTCCTGGGCGGCATGTGGCGCTCGGCCGCTGAATACGAGCTGCACGCTTATGCACGCAACCGCTCGGTAGACTCCGAGCACCGCATCGCGGTGGCGGACACGGTGGACGTGACGAGTCGCGCGTACCCGATCTTCGGAGAGACGCTGGCCCACTTTGGCGCCTTTCTGGCGCGCCCCTTTCGCGAGCACGACTTCTACGTGGGCGTGTACGACGCGCTCAACTTCAGTGCTGACCGCCTCTGTTCCGCCGCCACGTCGCCCACCGCACGATCACTCACCGAATACCGGGCGCAGTGCCATGCGAAGGCGTTCCATCAGCTCATGCATCGCGTCGACGTGGGCTGCACGGGCCACGTGATGGTCGAGCGCTTCTACGTCCGTGAGCACCACCTGCGCGTGGGCGACGCCAGCGAGGCCGACGCCGGCTGCGCGGGCAACGTCGACGATCGGCGGCGGATCGCCATGCTGCTCTCGATCACCGACGCCTTCGGCGAAACGCACCGCGCCCGACGGCTCTGCCCGGAGAGCTTCAATCCGTTCGAGTCCCTGATGTGCACGAGCGGCATCGCCGCGTTCACGGACCTCGTCAGGCAGCGCGCCCTGGCCGACTCGGCGCGGGCATGGATCGGCGGCAAACCGGCCTGTCGCCAGGGCTACGTGCCGGTGGATTCGGCCTCGGCGGCCTGTTTCGTCGACGACTACTTCCTGCGATTCATCGCCAACCCGCACGACTTCATCAAGCGCCTCGCGTTCCTCGCGCTGCAGCGGGCCGCCGCGGTCGAACGCGTCGCGCAGAAGTCCGAGGGCGTGAACTACGCCGATGCCCGACTCGGTCTCGCCAATCCCATCCTCCGCAGCCTCCTCGGAACGCCGACCACATCGGGGTTCGAGTGGGATCAGTCGACCGTGCCGCGCGAATGCACCGATGGCAACCTCTTTCCCCGCCTGGGATCGTGCGGACTGGCGCAATCGTTCTTTCGACTGGCGGTGCCCTACTACGTGGCCGGCGGTTTCGGCAACACGATGATCGAGACCGGCGTGCGACCCGCGCTGCACCAGGACGCCGAGACGAGCATCGTGTTCCCGCTGTCGCTGCACCATGGGCGCATCGCGACGACCGATCTCGCCCCCGGGCAATCGCTGCCGCGGCGGCCGTGGTACTCCGCGGGTGTTGGCGTGATGTGGCGCAATCACACGCTGGCCATCAACGAATGCCTCACGGCCATGTCGTGGCGCGGCAAGGTGCCGTGGTCCAAAGAGGTCATCATCCCGCGCAATGAACGCGCCCTCTATCGCCTGCAATGCGACCTGTTCGCGTCGCGCCTGACGCTTGGCGTCACCACCACCAGGCTCTCGGGCAACGACGCCAGCAAGTGGACGCTGCTCGTCGGCCTGGCCGACCTCAACGGGCTGCTGTACTGGCTGCTCCCACACGAGCTGCGCAAGTGA
- a CDS encoding Ig domain-containing protein has protein sequence MPRTLLRLRAAALLSVTIACGGSPGSGLPTPPAQSIVSVDVSPALLNLDVGSAGTLIATARDAQGGVVPNTTFTWSSQASNVATVSSAGAVVGVAQGSSVVTATTAGVSGGAVVNVRALTLTMTPTSATANVGASVQFTVVAKDANGAVQPTPPLTWTSSNPSVATVSVSGQATGVSAGTAMIGASSGTLVAAPASLRINAPGRCDDIASRATFGAILGWTWGRNATTRTNHEIEALHRASLTSTLTRVSSLLDDEQVWRGPLVGTASVTDYDVNNNASPPTRSTIGGGGNVLTIVNGQPLPELTLVVDLVTCTYRFDVTPWIDMVLRDPDGATSRGPQPVGTLRLGWRALGAWRQAGIAGLAQYLWDAHGLPWLTLPGNAFRDGYFPDGMGQKFFESAATAADLTVPGPVGSWIFR, from the coding sequence ATGCCACGTACCCTGCTCCGGCTTCGAGCTGCAGCCCTCCTGTCCGTCACGATCGCGTGCGGCGGCAGCCCGGGGTCGGGGCTGCCTACACCGCCGGCGCAGTCGATCGTTTCGGTGGACGTATCCCCGGCTCTCCTCAACCTGGACGTCGGCAGCGCGGGAACCCTGATCGCGACGGCCCGCGATGCGCAGGGAGGCGTCGTCCCCAACACGACGTTCACGTGGAGCAGCCAGGCGAGCAACGTCGCTACGGTGTCCAGCGCGGGCGCGGTGGTCGGCGTCGCACAGGGCTCGAGCGTGGTGACGGCGACCACGGCGGGGGTCAGCGGGGGAGCGGTGGTCAACGTGCGCGCGCTGACCCTGACCATGACGCCGACGTCGGCTACGGCGAACGTGGGCGCCTCCGTGCAGTTCACCGTGGTGGCGAAGGACGCCAACGGTGCCGTGCAGCCAACGCCACCGCTGACGTGGACGTCGTCGAACCCGTCGGTCGCGACGGTGTCCGTGAGCGGACAGGCCACGGGCGTGTCCGCCGGGACGGCGATGATTGGCGCCTCGTCGGGCACCCTCGTCGCTGCTCCAGCCTCGCTGCGGATCAACGCGCCCGGGCGGTGTGACGACATCGCCAGTCGCGCAACCTTCGGCGCGATACTCGGCTGGACCTGGGGCCGCAATGCCACGACGCGCACCAACCATGAGATCGAGGCGCTCCACCGCGCGTCGCTCACCAGTACACTCACCCGCGTGTCGTCCCTTCTCGATGACGAGCAGGTGTGGCGCGGCCCTCTGGTGGGCACGGCCAGCGTGACGGACTACGACGTCAACAACAACGCGTCGCCGCCGACACGCAGCACGATCGGTGGGGGAGGCAACGTACTGACCATCGTGAACGGCCAGCCGCTTCCGGAACTCACGTTGGTGGTGGACCTCGTGACGTGTACCTACCGATTCGACGTCACGCCGTGGATCGACATGGTATTGCGGGATCCCGATGGCGCGACGTCACGTGGGCCGCAGCCGGTGGGGACATTGCGGCTTGGCTGGCGCGCGCTCGGGGCGTGGAGGCAGGCGGGGATCGCCGGGCTTGCACAGTACCTCTGGGACGCCCACGGCCTTCCCTGGCTGACGCTGCCGGGCAATGCGTTCAGGGACGGGTACTTCCCGGACGGTATGGGGCAGAAGTTCTTCGAGAGCGCCGCCACGGCAGCTGACCTGACCGTGCCGGGGCCCGTGGGAAGCTGGATCTTTCGTTAG